From the genome of Aquipuribacter hungaricus, one region includes:
- the ftsZ gene encoding cell division protein FtsZ has translation MAAPQNYLAVIKVVGVGGGGVNAVNRMIEVGLRGVEFIAVNTDAQALLMSDADVKLDVGRDLTRGLGAGADPEVGRRAAEDHAEEIEEVLRGADMVFVTAGEGGGTGTGGAPVIAKIARSLGALTIGVVTRPFTFEGRRRALSADNGIAALQAEVDTLITIPNDRLLSISDRGISVLDAFRSADQVLLSGVQGITDLITTPGLINLDFADVKSVMQGAGTALMGIGSARGEDRAVMAAEMAISSPLLEASVDGAQGVLLSIQGGSDLGLFEINEAARLVQEAAHPEANIIFGAVIDDALGDEVRVTVIAAGFDDDDTPEVTGGRQAVAKASAQAARPVLPAQIAEVQTSRPEPVRQEARYDVRQDQRQDPRQEQRPAPRQDPREEQPRYDQRPDQRPDPRTEQGYDRRYDQPRYEQRPEQRYDAPAEQRREAPVQEQHAPRVVELPADGRRRPGFLDDDDLDVPDFVKPGT, from the coding sequence ATGGCCGCTCCGCAGAACTACCTCGCCGTCATCAAGGTCGTCGGAGTCGGCGGCGGCGGCGTGAACGCGGTGAACCGCATGATCGAGGTGGGCCTGCGCGGCGTCGAGTTCATCGCGGTGAACACCGACGCCCAGGCGCTGCTCATGTCGGACGCCGACGTCAAGCTCGACGTCGGCCGTGACCTCACCCGCGGGCTCGGCGCCGGCGCCGACCCCGAGGTCGGCCGGCGCGCCGCCGAGGACCACGCCGAGGAGATCGAGGAGGTCCTCCGCGGGGCCGACATGGTCTTCGTCACCGCGGGCGAGGGCGGCGGCACCGGCACCGGCGGCGCCCCCGTCATCGCGAAGATCGCCCGCTCCCTCGGCGCCCTCACCATCGGTGTCGTCACCCGCCCCTTCACCTTCGAGGGCCGCCGCCGCGCGCTGAGCGCCGACAACGGCATCGCCGCGCTGCAGGCCGAGGTCGACACCCTCATCACCATCCCCAACGACCGCCTGCTGTCCATCAGCGACCGCGGCATCAGCGTGCTGGACGCCTTCCGCAGCGCGGACCAGGTGCTGCTGTCCGGCGTCCAGGGCATCACGGACCTCATCACCACCCCCGGCCTCATCAACCTCGACTTCGCCGACGTCAAGAGCGTCATGCAGGGTGCCGGCACGGCCCTCATGGGCATCGGCTCCGCCCGCGGCGAGGACCGCGCCGTCATGGCCGCGGAGATGGCGATCAGCTCCCCGCTGCTCGAGGCCAGCGTCGACGGCGCCCAGGGCGTGCTGCTGTCCATCCAGGGCGGCTCCGACCTCGGCCTGTTCGAGATCAACGAGGCCGCCCGGTTGGTGCAGGAGGCCGCGCACCCCGAGGCCAACATCATCTTCGGCGCGGTCATCGACGACGCCCTCGGCGACGAGGTCCGCGTCACGGTCATCGCGGCCGGCTTCGACGACGACGACACCCCCGAGGTCACCGGGGGCCGGCAGGCCGTCGCCAAGGCCTCGGCCCAGGCGGCACGGCCGGTCCTGCCCGCGCAGATCGCCGAGGTGCAGACCTCTCGCCCGGAGCCGGTCCGCCAGGAGGCGCGCTACGACGTGCGCCAGGACCAGCGGCAGGACCCCCGCCAGGAGCAGCGCCCCGCCCCCCGGCAGGACCCGCGCGAGGAGCAGCCCCGCTACGACCAGCGCCCGGACCAGCGGCCGGACCCGCGGACGGAGCAGGGATACGACCGCCGCTACGACCAGCCCCGCTACGAGCAGCGTCCGGAGCAGCGCTACGACGCCCCGGCCGAGCAGCGCCGCGAGGCGCCCGTGCAGGAGCAGCACGCCCCGCGCGTCGTCGAGCTCCCCGCCGACGGCCGCCGCCGTCCGGGGTTCCTCGACGACGACGACCTGGACGTGCCGGACTTCGTCAAGCCGGGGACCTGA
- a CDS encoding polyphenol oxidase family protein, whose translation MTDQPAPSGGVLRHDETTGRVRYAVTGGIDLGDGAPDGPAARAALARELGVEPDRLLLPTQVHGADVLVVDGPWAGDVPQADGLVVTVPGAAAGVRAADCMPLLLGDGERGLAAAVHVGRAGLQGGIVGVAVDALARLGATSLLARLGPTVCGSCYEVPEQMRDEVAALVPAAAGTTRDGTPSVDIPAGVRVQLAAAASAAGVQVEIDDSWGGCTMEDPLSFSHRRDAPTGRHAGVVVVLP comes from the coding sequence ATGACCGACCAGCCCGCCCCGTCCGGCGGCGTCCTGCGCCACGACGAGACGACGGGGCGGGTCCGCTACGCCGTCACCGGGGGGATCGACCTCGGCGACGGCGCACCGGACGGGCCCGCCGCCCGCGCCGCGCTCGCCCGCGAGCTGGGCGTCGAGCCCGACCGTCTCCTCCTGCCCACCCAGGTCCACGGTGCCGACGTGCTCGTCGTCGACGGGCCGTGGGCCGGCGACGTGCCGCAGGCCGACGGCCTGGTCGTCACCGTGCCCGGCGCCGCCGCCGGGGTGCGGGCCGCGGACTGCATGCCGCTGCTGCTGGGGGACGGGGAGCGCGGTCTGGCCGCCGCCGTGCACGTCGGCCGGGCCGGCCTGCAGGGCGGCATCGTCGGCGTCGCCGTCGACGCGCTCGCCCGCCTGGGTGCCACCAGCCTGCTCGCCCGGCTCGGGCCCACCGTCTGCGGCAGCTGCTACGAGGTGCCCGAGCAGATGCGCGACGAGGTCGCCGCGCTCGTCCCCGCCGCCGCCGGCACCACGAGGGACGGCACCCCGTCCGTCGACATCCCCGCCGGGGTCCGCGTCCAGCTGGCGGCCGCCGCGTCCGCCGCCGGGGTGCAGGTCGAGATCGACGACTCCTGGGGCGGCTGCACCATGGAGGACCCGCTGTCCTTCAGCCACCGACGCGACGCGCCGACCGGCCGCCACGCCGGGGTCGTCGTCGTCCTGCCGTGA
- a CDS encoding YggS family pyridoxal phosphate-dependent enzyme, producing the protein MSGPEEGASGGGADRRAELVQGLGRVRARVADACAAAGRRTTEVTLVVVTKTYPADDVAALAALGVRDVGEAREQELRDKRERLDPVGGTGEPLLRWHVVGRLQRNKARSVGRLADVVHSVDDPRLVVPLARGAADAGRTLGCFAQVSLDGDPARGGAPVDDLPALCDLLAGTDGVRLLGLMAVAPLGADPASSFARLASLAAGVAASYPGADALSAGMSGDLEQALAHGATHLRVGAAVLGPRPPTH; encoded by the coding sequence GTGAGCGGGCCCGAGGAAGGTGCGAGCGGCGGGGGAGCGGACCGTCGCGCCGAGCTCGTCCAGGGTCTCGGCCGGGTCCGCGCCCGGGTGGCCGACGCGTGCGCCGCCGCCGGGCGCCGGACGACGGAGGTCACGCTCGTCGTCGTCACCAAGACCTACCCCGCCGACGACGTCGCCGCCCTGGCCGCGCTCGGCGTGCGCGACGTGGGCGAGGCGCGCGAGCAGGAGCTGCGCGACAAGCGCGAGCGCCTGGACCCGGTCGGCGGGACGGGCGAGCCGCTGCTGCGCTGGCACGTCGTCGGCCGGCTGCAGCGCAACAAGGCGCGCTCGGTCGGCCGGCTCGCCGACGTCGTGCACTCCGTCGACGACCCGCGCCTGGTGGTGCCGCTCGCGCGGGGCGCGGCCGACGCCGGCCGCACGCTCGGCTGCTTCGCGCAGGTGAGCCTGGACGGCGACCCGGCGCGCGGCGGGGCCCCGGTCGACGACCTGCCGGCCCTGTGCGACCTGCTCGCGGGGACCGACGGCGTGCGCCTGCTGGGCCTCATGGCGGTGGCCCCGCTGGGGGCGGACCCGGCCTCCTCCTTCGCCCGGCTGGCCTCGCTGGCGGCCGGTGTCGCGGCGTCCTACCCCGGTGCGGACGCCCTCAGCGCGGGCATGAGCGGGGACCTCGAGCAGGCCCTCGCGCACGGGGCGACACACCTGCGTGTCGGGGCGGCGGTCCTGGGCCCGCGACCCCCGACGCACTAG
- a CDS encoding cell division protein SepF — protein sequence MGALRKTLVYLGLAEDEQYDEYEAEEREQEQDRRPVRVREDEPRTGATVTHLPSAVRAAGDLQRITAVHPRTYNDAKIIGEHFREGVPVIMNLSEMTDVEAKRLVDFAAGLVFGLHGAVERVTAKVFLLSPSAVEVTNEKHEITTGAGLFNQS from the coding sequence ATGGGCGCACTACGCAAGACCTTGGTGTACCTCGGCCTGGCCGAGGACGAGCAGTACGACGAGTACGAGGCCGAGGAGCGCGAGCAGGAGCAGGACCGCCGCCCCGTCCGGGTGCGCGAGGACGAGCCCCGGACTGGAGCCACCGTGACGCACCTGCCCAGCGCCGTCCGTGCCGCCGGCGACCTGCAGCGCATCACCGCCGTCCACCCCCGGACGTACAACGACGCCAAGATCATCGGCGAGCACTTCCGCGAGGGCGTGCCCGTGATCATGAACCTCTCCGAGATGACCGACGTCGAGGCCAAGCGCCTCGTCGACTTCGCGGCCGGCCTGGTCTTCGGCCTGCACGGCGCGGTCGAGCGGGTCACCGCCAAGGTGTTCCTGCTCTCGCCCTCCGCGGTCGAGGTCACCAACGAGAAGCACGAGATCACCACGGGTGCCGGGCTCTTCAACCAGTCCTGA